One genomic segment of Pseudomonas fortuita includes these proteins:
- a CDS encoding Lrp/AsnC family transcriptional regulator, with translation MRELDVKDREILEILSKEARVALKALAARVGLSRSATSERVLQLERSGVIRGYRADIGEIDANVIRAIILVALKRTPALGLLDLLAQNAQVKRVSSVSGQLDLIVEVEARTIDDLNRVRDAVACHDSVDDITTAVVLRRDIDRQKA, from the coding sequence TTGCGCGAATTAGACGTCAAAGATCGGGAAATCCTCGAAATACTCTCCAAGGAAGCACGTGTGGCACTCAAAGCGCTGGCTGCAAGAGTTGGCCTGTCAAGAAGTGCCACCAGCGAGCGGGTTTTGCAACTGGAGCGTAGTGGGGTCATTCGCGGATATCGCGCCGACATCGGTGAAATCGATGCCAATGTCATACGGGCAATCATCCTGGTAGCGCTGAAACGTACACCGGCACTTGGGCTGTTGGACCTTCTGGCACAGAACGCCCAAGTGAAACGGGTTTCATCGGTCAGCGGGCAGCTCGACCTGATAGTCGAGGTCGAAGCACGGACGATTGATGACTTGAACCGTGTACGGGACGCCGTGGCGTGCCACGACTCTGTAGACGACATCACCACCGCGGTAGTGCTGCGGCGTGACATAGACCGGCAGAAGGCGTGA
- a CDS encoding ABC transporter substrate-binding protein — MLARKTRMLLASTAVAAAALFSHGMAHADDLQAVQHSKVLRVAMSGQYSPFSFANEKNEIVGFDASIGEALAQRLGVNIKIITTPFDGIIAGLLAKKYDAVIASMTITPERLKAVDFVGPYYHAGRTIGVKEDSSIKGLDDLKDVTVGVTLGDSHDKWARNRGNLKVRTYKGLPEMLVDLEAGRIDAVVMDSIPVMVAVKETGQKVRIISLPDEQGGREGLGIAIRRNNPELKAQLQKALDEILADGTYKEISMKWVGSDIR, encoded by the coding sequence ATGCTGGCAAGAAAAACCAGGATGCTACTGGCTTCCACCGCTGTTGCAGCGGCTGCATTATTTTCTCACGGCATGGCGCACGCCGATGATTTGCAGGCCGTTCAACATTCAAAAGTACTGCGCGTGGCAATGAGTGGCCAATACTCTCCGTTCAGTTTCGCCAATGAAAAGAATGAAATTGTCGGTTTCGACGCCTCCATTGGTGAAGCACTCGCCCAGCGTCTGGGTGTGAATATAAAAATTATCACCACACCGTTTGACGGCATTATCGCCGGGCTGCTGGCCAAGAAGTATGACGCTGTCATTGCCTCGATGACCATTACCCCCGAGCGGCTGAAAGCCGTCGACTTCGTGGGCCCTTATTACCATGCAGGCCGTACCATCGGCGTCAAGGAAGACTCTTCGATCAAGGGGCTTGATGACCTGAAGGATGTCACCGTTGGCGTTACGTTGGGTGACTCGCATGACAAATGGGCGCGTAATCGCGGCAATCTTAAAGTGCGCACCTATAAAGGCTTACCGGAAATGCTGGTGGACCTGGAAGCCGGTCGTATCGACGCGGTAGTGATGGACAGTATTCCGGTCATGGTTGCGGTAAAAGAGACCGGGCAGAAGGTGCGGATCATCAGCCTGCCGGACGAGCAGGGTGGCCGTGAAGGCCTGGGCATTGCCATTCGCAGAAACAACCCTGAACTCAAGGCCCAGTTGCAGAAGGCGCTGGACGAGATTCTGGCCGATGGCACCTATAAAGAAATCTCCATGAAATGGGTGGGTAGCGATATTCGCTGA
- a CDS encoding amino acid ABC transporter permease yields MDLSLIHRTYPFFLESAWVTVQISLLSLLLGLLLAIVLVACRLSPFILLRWAAKIYVSVFRGTPCLVQLFIIYFGGPQIGIELEPFAAAVIGLGMNIAAYMSESIRGAIDNVDPGQEEGARSIGFSRSQTLLFIIIPQAMKLMIRPLGVNAIGLIKGSALVSAISVVELTYTAQRFISSTYKPFEIFMVSALLYIVMVYAVKYLVEVLDRRYATQ; encoded by the coding sequence ATGGACCTGTCATTGATCCATCGCACCTACCCGTTCTTTCTGGAATCCGCCTGGGTAACTGTGCAGATCTCGTTGCTGTCACTCTTACTGGGTTTACTCCTTGCAATCGTTCTGGTGGCGTGCCGGTTATCGCCATTTATTCTCTTGCGGTGGGCAGCCAAAATCTACGTCAGTGTCTTTCGCGGTACACCCTGCCTGGTGCAGTTATTCATTATCTATTTTGGTGGGCCACAAATAGGTATTGAGCTTGAGCCGTTTGCTGCTGCGGTGATCGGTTTAGGCATGAATATAGCGGCGTATATGTCGGAGTCCATTCGAGGGGCTATCGATAATGTCGACCCGGGCCAGGAGGAGGGCGCACGGTCGATTGGCTTCAGCCGCAGCCAGACGCTGTTGTTCATCATCATTCCCCAGGCAATGAAGCTGATGATCAGGCCGCTTGGCGTAAATGCTATCGGCCTGATCAAGGGTTCTGCCCTGGTGTCGGCCATTTCGGTGGTCGAACTGACTTACACCGCGCAGCGCTTCATCAGTTCAACCTACAAACCGTTCGAGATATTCATGGTGTCGGCGCTGCTTTATATCGTCATGGTCTACGCGGTCAAGTACCTGGTGGAAGTGCTGGACCGGCGCTACGCAACCCAGTGA
- a CDS encoding amino acid ABC transporter permease, translated as MLATGLWWTVVMFLCSSVISLMVGVLFALIDLYAPKAMALPVRFVTWLLMGTPLLLQLYLIYYGLVQVGIDIPALAAGIIGLSLHFAVYNAEVIKSGIEAVDPGQIEGARSIGLSKAMTQRYIIVPQALRKTIAPLGNNLIVLLKDTSLVSIIGIAELVYSAQLAVSETYSPFEFYIAVAVIYYVANLVLEAGLHLIEAKVEMSR; from the coding sequence ATGCTGGCAACCGGTCTGTGGTGGACGGTTGTCATGTTTCTCTGTTCCAGCGTCATCAGCCTGATGGTGGGCGTGTTATTCGCCTTGATCGACCTGTATGCGCCGAAAGCCATGGCACTGCCTGTGCGTTTCGTGACCTGGCTGTTGATGGGCACGCCATTGTTGCTGCAACTGTATCTGATCTATTACGGGCTGGTTCAGGTGGGTATCGATATTCCGGCGCTGGCTGCGGGGATAATCGGGCTAAGCCTGCATTTTGCGGTGTACAACGCCGAGGTGATCAAGTCCGGGATCGAGGCGGTCGACCCAGGCCAGATAGAGGGCGCGCGCTCGATTGGCCTTAGCAAAGCCATGACCCAGCGCTACATCATTGTTCCGCAGGCGCTCAGAAAAACCATTGCGCCACTGGGGAACAACCTCATTGTGTTGCTGAAGGACACTTCACTGGTGTCGATCATCGGTATTGCCGAACTCGTCTACAGCGCCCAATTGGCTGTCAGCGAAACGTATAGCCCCTTTGAGTTCTATATAGCCGTCGCAGTGATCTACTACGTGGCCAATCTGGTACTCGAGGCGGGGTTGCATCTTATTGAAGCCAAGGTCGAGATGTCACGATGA
- a CDS encoding amino acid ABC transporter ATP-binding protein has product MVEVKGARKAYGTLEVLKGIDLSVSRGQIFAIIGPSGSGKSTLLRSINHLEVLNGGEIWLDGAQVNRPLKGRAFEQHINRVRQQMGMVFQHFNLFPHLTVCENVAIGPVKLKGYSKSAARALALEYLQKVGLENKIDEYPSRLSGGQKQRVAIARALAMQPKVMLFDEATSALDPELVEEVNLVMKQLAAEHMTMLIVTHEMRFAGEVADQIVFMDGGVVVEQGAPGDILRNPVQDRTRAFLKKHLQADPL; this is encoded by the coding sequence ATGGTAGAAGTGAAGGGCGCTCGCAAAGCCTACGGCACACTTGAGGTGCTCAAGGGCATCGACCTGTCGGTCTCGCGTGGGCAGATCTTCGCTATCATCGGCCCGAGTGGCTCTGGCAAAAGTACCCTGCTGCGATCGATCAACCATCTCGAAGTGCTCAATGGCGGTGAAATCTGGCTGGATGGTGCTCAGGTCAACCGGCCCTTGAAAGGCCGCGCCTTCGAGCAGCACATCAACCGGGTGCGCCAGCAGATGGGCATGGTGTTTCAACACTTCAATCTGTTCCCGCACCTCACCGTCTGTGAAAACGTCGCGATAGGGCCTGTGAAGCTCAAAGGCTACTCGAAAAGTGCGGCCAGAGCGCTGGCCCTGGAGTACCTGCAAAAGGTCGGGCTGGAAAACAAGATTGACGAATATCCGTCGCGCTTGTCCGGTGGGCAGAAGCAGCGCGTGGCCATTGCCCGGGCGTTGGCCATGCAACCCAAGGTGATGTTGTTCGATGAAGCGACCTCAGCCCTGGACCCGGAGCTTGTGGAAGAGGTGAACCTGGTCATGAAGCAACTGGCGGCCGAGCACATGACCATGTTGATCGTCACGCATGAGATGCGCTTTGCCGGCGAGGTTGCTGACCAGATCGTATTCATGGATGGCGGGGTTGTTGTGGAACAAGGGGCTCCGGGGGACATCCTGAGGAACCCGGTGCAGGATCGTACCCGGGCTTTTTTGAAGAAGCATTTGCAAGCCGACCCTTTGTAA
- a CDS encoding electron transfer flavoprotein subunit alpha/FixB family protein: MTVLVVADLLQGPENGAVAPSTLNTVAAAAKIGGDVHVLVAGQNVGGIAESAAKIAGVAKVLVADNAAYAHVLPENVAPLIVELANGYSHVLAPATTNGKNILPRVAALLDVDQISEIISVESADTFKRPIYAGNAIATVQSSASVKVITVRTTGFDPVAAEGGSAAVEAVGAAHNAGISAFVGEELAKSDRPELTAAKIVVSGGRGMGNGDNFKHLYSLADKLGAAVGASRAAVDAGFVPNDMQVGQTGKIVAPQLYIAVGISGAIQHLAGMKDSKVIVAINKDEEAPIFQVADYGLVADLFEAVPELEKLA; encoded by the coding sequence ATGACTGTCCTGGTTGTCGCTGACCTTCTACAAGGTCCTGAGAACGGTGCAGTAGCACCGTCTACCCTGAACACTGTTGCCGCAGCTGCCAAGATCGGTGGTGATGTGCACGTGCTGGTCGCTGGCCAGAACGTCGGTGGCATTGCCGAGTCTGCTGCCAAGATCGCGGGTGTGGCGAAAGTGCTGGTTGCCGACAACGCAGCTTACGCACACGTCCTGCCGGAGAACGTGGCGCCGCTGATTGTCGAGTTGGCCAACGGTTACAGCCACGTGCTGGCCCCGGCCACCACCAACGGCAAGAACATCCTGCCACGCGTTGCCGCACTGCTGGATGTGGACCAGATCTCCGAGATCATCTCGGTCGAGTCCGCCGACACCTTCAAGCGCCCGATCTATGCCGGTAACGCCATTGCCACCGTGCAATCGAGCGCTTCGGTCAAGGTCATCACCGTGCGTACCACCGGCTTCGACCCAGTCGCCGCCGAAGGTGGCTCGGCCGCTGTTGAAGCGGTGGGTGCCGCGCACAACGCCGGTATCTCGGCCTTTGTCGGTGAAGAGCTGGCCAAGTCCGACCGCCCGGAACTGACCGCTGCCAAGATCGTCGTTTCCGGCGGCCGCGGCATGGGTAACGGTGACAACTTCAAGCACCTGTACAGCCTGGCCGACAAGCTTGGCGCGGCCGTCGGCGCTTCGCGTGCTGCGGTCGACGCAGGCTTCGTGCCGAACGACATGCAGGTCGGCCAGACCGGCAAGATCGTTGCGCCACAGCTGTATATCGCCGTCGGTATCTCCGGCGCGATCCAGCACCTGGCCGGCATGAAAGACTCCAAAGTGATCGTTGCGATCAACAAGGACGAAGAAGCGCCGATCTTCCAGGTGGCCGACTACGGCCTGGTCGCTGACCTGTTCGAAGCGGTGCCAGAGCTGGAAAAGCTGGCCTGA
- a CDS encoding electron transfer flavoprotein subunit beta/FixA family protein produces MRILVSVKRVVDYNVKVRVKADNSGVDLTNVKMSMNPFCEIAVEEAVRLKEKGVATEIVVVSVGPTFAQEQLRTALALGADRAILVEAADELNSLAVAKALKAVVDKEQPQLVILGKQAIDSDNNQTGQMLAALTGYAQGTFASKVEVAGDNLNVTREIDGGLQTVSLNLPAIVTTDLRLNEPRYASLPNIMKAKKKPLETVKPDDLGVSLASTNKTLKVEAPAARSAGIKVKSVAELVEKLKNEAKVI; encoded by the coding sequence ATGAGGATACTGGTAAGCGTCAAACGAGTGGTCGACTACAACGTCAAGGTTCGCGTCAAGGCGGACAACTCCGGCGTCGACCTTACTAACGTCAAGATGTCCATGAACCCCTTCTGCGAAATCGCCGTGGAAGAGGCCGTACGCCTGAAGGAAAAAGGCGTTGCGACCGAGATCGTTGTCGTTTCCGTCGGCCCGACCTTTGCCCAGGAGCAACTGCGTACCGCCCTGGCCCTGGGTGCCGACCGTGCCATCCTGGTAGAAGCCGCTGACGAGCTGAACTCCCTGGCGGTGGCCAAGGCGCTGAAAGCCGTTGTCGACAAGGAGCAGCCTCAGCTGGTCATCCTTGGCAAGCAGGCCATCGACAGCGACAACAACCAGACCGGCCAGATGCTGGCTGCGCTGACCGGCTACGCCCAGGGCACCTTCGCCTCCAAGGTGGAAGTCGCCGGCGACAACCTGAATGTCACCCGTGAAATCGATGGCGGCCTGCAGACCGTATCGCTGAACCTGCCAGCCATCGTCACCACCGACCTGCGCCTGAACGAGCCACGCTATGCGTCGCTGCCGAACATCATGAAGGCCAAGAAGAAACCGCTGGAGACCGTCAAGCCTGACGATCTGGGCGTTTCGCTCGCCTCCACCAACAAGACCCTGAAAGTCGAAGCGCCGGCTGCCCGCAGCGCGGGTATCAAAGTCAAGTCGGTGGCCGAGCTGGTCGAGAAGCTGAAGAACGAAGCGAAGGTGATCTGA